A single window of Enterobacteriaceae bacterium ESL0689 DNA harbors:
- a CDS encoding P22AR C-terminal domain-containing protein, protein MRKNIELAYPAMRTLKSEYAPSFYSMAFEYQRTLEAGRKVLERETRAIVPHPHCVSDENWRRVLPKLRKTALPAQ, encoded by the coding sequence ATGCGGAAGAATATCGAGCTGGCCTATCCTGCAATGAGAACCCTCAAATCTGAATACGCGCCGAGCTTCTACTCTATGGCATTTGAGTACCAACGGACTCTGGAAGCCGGAAGAAAAGTTCTCGAACGAGAAACGCGCGCGATTGTTCCGCATCCTCACTGTGTATCAGATGAAAACTGGCGGCGGGTTTTACCGAAACTGCGGAAAACCGCACTACCAGCACAGTAG
- a CDS encoding terminase small subunit has protein sequence MAKPDWGALQDQFLAEHAKTGISPKDWCAAQGLNYTSARRYIKKPTAQKKVRNAQAEQVPITAQHEQMPIDAQNDTPESAPPFNLRNYGLNDMQVRFVEEYLVDLNRTAAYRRAGYKGEGNTAYVNASRLLRNAKVSQAIRDALDERSRRVRITQDEVLKWWWDIATADATQLTEHHRGCCRYCWGIGFNYQWRDVVEFKEAEEKVAGMEGVKALQDTGGYGYDGTVDPNPDCPRCNGVGIGRTVFHDTRDLTGAERRLFAGIKEGKSGLEIITRNQDDAMKMVAQHLGMLKTKTELSGPNGEPIQHSHSVSVEDLTDEQLAAIIGGK, from the coding sequence ATGGCAAAACCGGACTGGGGAGCACTGCAAGACCAGTTCCTCGCCGAGCACGCCAAAACAGGAATATCCCCGAAAGACTGGTGTGCAGCGCAGGGACTGAATTACACATCTGCGCGGCGTTATATCAAAAAGCCAACTGCGCAGAAGAAAGTGCGCAATGCGCAGGCTGAACAAGTCCCCATAACTGCGCAGCATGAGCAAATGCCAATTGATGCGCAGAACGATACACCGGAAAGTGCGCCACCCTTCAACCTGCGCAATTACGGACTAAACGATATGCAGGTCAGGTTTGTTGAAGAATATCTAGTCGACCTCAATCGTACGGCTGCTTATCGGCGCGCTGGCTATAAAGGCGAAGGTAACACGGCATACGTTAACGCCTCTCGATTGCTAAGGAATGCTAAGGTCAGCCAGGCAATCCGCGATGCTCTGGACGAACGCTCGCGAAGAGTGAGGATAACGCAGGACGAAGTGTTGAAGTGGTGGTGGGATATTGCAACGGCAGACGCTACGCAACTGACTGAACATCATCGTGGCTGTTGCCGTTACTGCTGGGGGATCGGTTTTAACTACCAGTGGCGCGACGTTGTTGAATTTAAGGAAGCCGAGGAGAAAGTTGCTGGGATGGAAGGTGTCAAGGCACTGCAGGACACGGGCGGTTACGGCTACGACGGCACGGTGGATCCTAACCCTGATTGCCCGCGTTGCAATGGCGTCGGCATTGGTCGCACTGTATTCCACGATACGCGTGATTTAACTGGTGCGGAGCGGAGGTTATTCGCCGGGATTAAAGAGGGGAAATCAGGCCTTGAGATCATCACCCGTAATCAGGATGACGCCATGAAGATGGTGGCCCAACACCTCGGCATGCTGAAAACAAAAACCGAACTGAGTGGGCCGAATGGTGAGCCTATCCAGCATAGTCACTCTGTAAGTGTGGAGGATCTCACTGATGAGCAACTCGCCGCAATTATCGGCGGTAAGTAA
- the terL gene encoding phage terminase large subunit, which produces MSNSPQLSAVSKQAAAKELLKRRSARASLHDFIQYINPEYITSQFSQTVCDALDQFLLDMLDGVRPILILGAPPQHGKSDIVSRYLPAYFFGKYPEMRVGALSYSADLAGDMNADVQRIMSTPEYRNIFPGAWLGNKPDDGVAVKRNTDEFGIANHKGTYVCAGVGGPLTGKKIDLGIIDDPIKNAKEALSPTTKKSVWNWYVSTFKTRLSKNSGEIIMATRWATDDLSGRVVEITPRAKVLAFPAINEQGEALVPELHPLDKLLETKAILGDYFWSAMYQQKPKPGDGQIFHEEFARYYLPKDLPDAFDEVIHSWDMTFKDSNGTDYVVGQVWGKKGANAYLLYQTRKRMSFTETLKAVKLLVEKYPQARRKLVENKANGPAVIDSLKSIISGLIPVEPDGSKIARAHACTAEWEAGNVWLPHPDIAPWITETVEEITTFPFAGHDDTVDAMTQALRYLYQRKTLSPLDIL; this is translated from the coding sequence ATGAGCAACTCGCCGCAATTATCGGCGGTAAGTAAACAGGCAGCAGCTAAGGAACTACTCAAGCGGCGCAGCGCCCGGGCAAGCCTCCACGACTTCATTCAGTACATTAACCCCGAATACATCACCAGCCAGTTCTCACAGACGGTTTGTGATGCTCTGGATCAGTTCCTGCTGGATATGCTGGACGGGGTGCGCCCGATACTGATCCTCGGTGCGCCGCCGCAGCATGGTAAATCGGATATTGTTTCGCGTTATCTGCCAGCGTATTTCTTTGGCAAATATCCCGAAATGCGTGTGGGTGCGCTGTCGTACTCTGCTGATCTGGCGGGGGACATGAATGCCGACGTTCAGCGCATTATGTCCACGCCGGAATACCGCAACATATTCCCGGGCGCATGGCTGGGTAACAAACCCGACGATGGTGTCGCCGTAAAGCGCAACACTGACGAATTCGGCATTGCCAACCATAAAGGGACATATGTCTGTGCTGGCGTAGGCGGACCGTTAACGGGTAAGAAAATCGATCTTGGTATCATCGATGACCCGATAAAAAACGCTAAGGAAGCGCTGAGCCCGACAACAAAAAAATCTGTCTGGAACTGGTACGTTTCCACGTTTAAAACCCGCCTGTCGAAAAACAGTGGTGAAATTATCATGGCGACCCGCTGGGCGACGGATGACTTATCCGGTCGTGTAGTAGAAATCACGCCACGCGCTAAGGTTCTGGCGTTCCCTGCGATCAATGAGCAGGGCGAAGCGCTGGTGCCTGAACTGCACCCGCTGGATAAATTGCTGGAAACAAAAGCCATTCTCGGGGATTATTTCTGGTCTGCGATGTATCAGCAGAAACCAAAACCCGGAGACGGGCAGATATTCCATGAAGAATTTGCCCGGTACTACCTGCCGAAAGATCTGCCTGATGCCTTTGATGAAGTGATTCACAGCTGGGATATGACGTTTAAGGACAGCAACGGTACGGATTATGTTGTGGGTCAGGTATGGGGTAAGAAAGGCGCTAATGCTTATCTGCTATATCAGACCCGCAAGCGCATGAGCTTTACCGAAACCCTCAAAGCCGTGAAGTTACTGGTTGAGAAATACCCGCAGGCGCGGCGCAAGTTGGTGGAGAATAAAGCCAACGGTCCGGCAGTTATTGACTCACTGAAATCGATCATATCAGGATTAATTCCGGTAGAGCCGGATGGCAGTAAAATCGCACGGGCCCACGCATGTACCGCAGAATGGGAGGCGGGCAATGTCTGGCTGCCACACCCTGATATTGCACCGTGGATCACCGAAACGGTGGAAGAAATCACGACATTCCCGTTTGCCGGGCACGATGACACCGTTGACGCCATGACGCAGGCGCTACGTTATTTGTACCAGAGAAAAACCCTCAGTCCACTGGATATCCTGTAA